The following DNA comes from Dehalococcoidales bacterium.
TCGGCAGTGGCAGGAGCGCATGCTTCTCCTTCTCGTAGAATCTTTTGATCGGCTGTTCTGCCGTTGTGCCGTGAATCCTCAGTCCGGCTTCACATTCCACCCATTCCTTTACCTGCCTGTTTGCATCGTTTATGTCCAGAAACTCGGCTCCTGCAAGGAAGTTGCGCTTTACGTAGTGAACGCCGTTCTCTACCTTTCCCTTGTGCTCGGGGGTTCTCGGACGGCAGGGATGGATCAGGAACCCGTAGTGACGGGCCATCTGTCTGTACGGTTCGGAGAGTACGGCATCGTCCAGTCCTGCCTTTATCACCGCCGCCTTGAGATTATCGACTACGATCTCCTTTGGTACGCCTCCGAAGCTTCGGAAGGCTCTCCTGTGGCAGCCTATCCATGTCTCCATCTTCTGATCAAAGACGAACTCTACATATTGGTGTCTGGAGGATGAGAGCATCATAACAAAGCAGTATGACTGCCTTGTTTTATGTGTCTTCGGGTCGTACATCCTGCCGGCGCTGCCGAAGTCTACCTGGGCCTCCCTGCCTGGTTCTGTTTCTATGCGGATCACGGCTGTCGGCTCTTTGGGCTTTATGTTTGAGACGAACCGGCGCACGGATGTGTAGCTGCCTGTGTATCCGTGGTTTCTAACCAGCCGACGGTGGATCGCGACCATCTCTACGCCTTGATCTATAAGTTTCTCCACTGTCTGCCGATACGGCTCGACTGTGGAGATATTGCTTTTCCGAACGTTTGTTATCGGGCCGAGTTCTGCCGAGAGTTCGCATAGTTCGGGGAGCGGGAGGCCGGAATCGAGATAGCCTCTCTCCTTTGCCCAACTGTGATAGTTGCGTATTGTGTCTCTGGCATAGCCAAGGTCTTTTGCGATGGCTCTCTGGGATTGTCCGGCCCTGAGCCGGTAGATGATGTCTGCTATTACTTGCACTCTGAGTCTCTCCATTCTGCCCTCCCTT
Coding sequences within:
- the istA gene encoding IS21 family transposase, yielding MERLRVQVIADIIYRLRAGQSQRAIAKDLGYARDTIRNYHSWAKERGYLDSGLPLPELCELSAELGPITNVRKSNISTVEPYRQTVEKLIDQGVEMVAIHRRLVRNHGYTGSYTSVRRFVSNIKPKEPTAVIRIETEPGREAQVDFGSAGRMYDPKTHKTRQSYCFVMMLSSSRHQYVEFVFDQKMETWIGCHRRAFRSFGGVPKEIVVDNLKAAVIKAGLDDAVLSEPYRQMARHYGFLIHPCRPRTPEHKGKVENGVHYVKRNFLAGAEFLDINDANRQVKEWVECEAGLRIHGTTAEQPIKRFYEKEKHALLPLPNEEFELLEVRQAKVHRDCHVQINGSYYSVPFKYIGRKLDIHVYERTVQIYSGVDLIVTHERAIRKGQRITRTEHYPEDKSIYLTRTREYCENHANRIGPRCGEVVALLLSVRPLDNLRAVQGIISLAGKYGDKRLEAACARALHYGVPRYRKIRDILRAGIDLELAKEQMQPELKIYEYARSAEEFFGGEVVSC